The window GGCAACTGGCGCTGATAGTGCCAGCTGCCGTTTTTCAACCGGGCACCGTCCGGAACTTCCATGCCGGCGCCGTTGCCCTTGACCCTGGCTTCGCCCAGAACCAGGCCTTGTTCAGTCACGCGGTAATCTTCCTCCCAGCGGATTTTCTCGATGGTGTGATTCCACGCCAGGGTGAAATCCGTGACAGGAAGCTGGGCCCAGACCGCACCGGCCAGGCCCAGGCACAAACCGATCACGCCAAGGCCCGTC is drawn from Pseudomonas rhizophila and contains these coding sequences:
- a CDS encoding DUF1850 domain-containing protein — its product is MIGLCLGLAGAVWAQLPVTDFTLAWNHTIEKIRWEEDYRVTEQGLVLGEARVKGNGAGMEVPDGARLKNGSWHYQRQLPPLQPLKLGRTPEAGDYQLCVDGACQPMSHWLGPPKASQPTVELWSCG